Proteins encoded by one window of Marixanthomonas sp. SCSIO 43207:
- a CDS encoding efflux RND transporter permease subunit codes for MTKKKKQVDKEFGLSSWAIDNKTTMYVLIAVIFYLGVSAFFDMPRENFPEVNETKIYVSSVYPGNTAEDIEKLITDPLEDRLKTVSNVVEITSTSQEDYGMIMVEFDENITVEQAKQKVKDEIDSETAGEDWPTFNEAKVEPEVFELSLSEEMPILNINISGDYPVGKLKEYGEYLQDEIEDLLEIKKVDIRGAQEKEVEVAVDIYKMMAANVTFNDIIGAINAGNVTMSAGNLKASGQRRTIRVLGEIDDPKELENFVVKSENGDAIYLKDVATVAFQEEDKTTYAREFGHPVVMLDVKKRAGKNMVAAAEQIQVIVEEARNEVFPQDLTVTIANDQSSVTIGQVDDLVNNIIFGVILVVTVLMFFLGFKNAIFVGFAIPMSMFMSLMILNMLGQSLNTMVLFGLIMGLGMLVDNGIVVVENVYRLMDEEGMSRMQAAKKGIGEIAFPIIISTATTVAAFIPLGLWPGIMGEFMMILPITLSVVLGSSLFVAIFFNSVLVSQFMNTEDKDMPLRKIIRTTVIMAVIGILVILVGGEYRGLGTLMVFTAIMLWVYRIFLRKWANNFQNKTLVKLERWYENQLRWALSGRKPYLLSIGTFVLLIISFVAFGISLSQQRTKVEFFPDNKPNQIIVYIEYPQGTAIEKTNAITKEIEERVYNVINQDQYTDDGYNFLVESAVSQVGEGAGNPQTDGGSTAEMPHKAKITASMREYKYRRGEDSELLRQKVQEALVGIYPGVLISVEKDANGPPAGSPINIELEGDDYNELIATAENMREFINNKNIAGIDELKIDVNKDKPSMQVVVDREKAGELGVSASQVGQQLRNSIFGSKAGIYKEDGDDYDIYVRFNEDIRYNKSALFNQNITFRDNTGQLKTIPISAVAKQENTSGFSAIKHNDTKRVVTVYSALAPGYTDAGAIVAQIQNEMKSYEGLPNNIKIDYTGQIEEQNKQMAFLMGAFFTGLGLIFFILIFQFNSISKPAIIMLAIFLSLIGVFGGIVISGSAFVIMMTMVGIISLAGIVVNNGVVLLDYAQLLIDRKKQKLNLEADDYLNEEDLYESIVKAGKARLRPVLLTAITTILGLIPLAIGLNINFFTLFSEFDANVYMGGDNVVFWGPLAWTVIYGLLIATFLTLIVVPILFFLSVKLKMWIRKKFSNSEDTSKENHEAAINPKPAE; via the coding sequence ATGACAAAAAAGAAAAAACAAGTAGATAAAGAATTTGGTTTATCGTCCTGGGCAATAGACAATAAAACAACTATGTATGTCTTAATTGCTGTGATTTTTTACTTAGGGGTTTCAGCATTCTTTGATATGCCTCGAGAAAATTTCCCAGAAGTAAATGAAACCAAAATTTATGTAAGCTCTGTGTATCCGGGTAATACTGCCGAAGATATAGAAAAATTAATCACAGATCCGCTAGAAGACAGGCTTAAAACCGTAAGTAATGTAGTAGAAATCACCTCAACATCTCAAGAAGACTACGGGATGATTATGGTTGAGTTTGATGAAAACATCACTGTTGAACAAGCCAAACAAAAAGTAAAGGATGAAATTGATAGTGAAACTGCCGGTGAAGACTGGCCTACTTTTAACGAAGCAAAGGTAGAACCCGAAGTATTTGAGTTAAGCCTTTCTGAAGAAATGCCTATTCTTAATATTAATATCTCTGGTGACTACCCAGTAGGTAAATTAAAAGAATACGGAGAGTATCTTCAAGACGAAATTGAAGATTTACTTGAAATTAAAAAAGTAGATATTAGAGGTGCTCAAGAAAAGGAAGTTGAAGTAGCCGTAGATATTTACAAGATGATGGCAGCCAATGTTACCTTTAATGATATAATTGGCGCTATAAATGCTGGTAACGTTACCATGTCTGCCGGTAACTTAAAGGCAAGTGGTCAACGACGTACCATACGTGTTTTAGGAGAAATTGATGACCCGAAAGAACTTGAAAATTTTGTTGTTAAGTCTGAAAATGGAGATGCAATTTACCTCAAAGATGTAGCTACAGTTGCTTTTCAAGAAGAAGACAAAACAACCTACGCAAGAGAGTTTGGGCATCCTGTTGTAATGCTAGACGTAAAAAAACGCGCCGGTAAAAACATGGTTGCTGCAGCAGAACAAATACAAGTTATTGTTGAAGAAGCAAGAAATGAAGTATTTCCGCAAGACTTAACAGTAACCATAGCAAACGATCAATCTTCAGTTACAATTGGTCAAGTTGATGATCTAGTGAACAATATCATATTTGGTGTTATTCTGGTTGTAACTGTACTTATGTTCTTTTTAGGATTTAAGAATGCCATTTTCGTAGGTTTTGCAATTCCTATGTCTATGTTTATGTCGCTTATGATATTAAACATGCTAGGGCAAAGTTTAAATACTATGGTGCTCTTTGGTCTTATTATGGGTCTTGGTATGCTTGTAGATAATGGTATTGTAGTGGTAGAGAACGTATACCGCCTTATGGATGAAGAAGGCATGAGTCGAATGCAAGCTGCTAAAAAAGGTATCGGCGAAATAGCCTTCCCCATTATTATTTCTACAGCAACAACAGTAGCAGCTTTTATTCCTTTAGGGTTATGGCCTGGTATTATGGGAGAATTTATGATGATTTTACCTATAACGCTTTCAGTTGTTTTAGGCTCCTCTTTATTTGTTGCTATTTTCTTTAACTCAGTGTTGGTATCTCAATTTATGAATACCGAAGACAAAGACATGCCTTTACGTAAAATCATACGAACTACCGTTATTATGGCTGTTATAGGCATTCTTGTGATATTGGTAGGCGGCGAGTACCGTGGATTGGGAACACTGATGGTGTTTACAGCAATTATGCTTTGGGTGTATCGTATTTTCTTACGAAAATGGGCTAATAATTTTCAGAATAAAACCTTAGTAAAACTTGAACGTTGGTATGAAAACCAGTTAAGATGGGCACTTTCGGGTAGAAAACCTTATTTATTAAGTATAGGTACGTTTGTGTTATTAATAATATCATTTGTTGCTTTTGGTATCTCCTTATCACAACAACGAACCAAAGTAGAGTTTTTTCCAGATAATAAACCAAATCAAATTATTGTCTATATAGAATACCCACAGGGAACGGCTATTGAAAAAACAAACGCTATCACTAAGGAAATTGAAGAACGTGTTTACAACGTTATTAATCAAGATCAATATACTGATGATGGTTATAATTTTCTTGTAGAAAGTGCTGTGTCACAAGTTGGCGAAGGTGCCGGTAATCCTCAAACAGATGGCGGATCTACTGCCGAAATGCCGCACAAAGCTAAAATTACCGCATCAATGCGTGAGTACAAATACCGTCGTGGTGAAGACAGTGAACTATTACGTCAAAAAGTGCAAGAGGCATTAGTTGGAATTTATCCGGGAGTTCTTATTTCGGTTGAAAAAGACGCCAATGGACCACCAGCCGGTTCACCCATTAATATTGAATTAGAGGGTGATGATTATAACGAGCTAATTGCTACCGCAGAAAATATGCGAGAGTTTATTAATAACAAAAACATTGCGGGTATTGATGAGCTTAAAATTGATGTTAATAAAGATAAGCCAAGTATGCAAGTGGTTGTTGATAGAGAAAAAGCCGGTGAATTGGGTGTGAGTGCATCTCAAGTAGGCCAACAACTGCGTAACTCTATTTTTGGTAGTAAAGCTGGTATCTATAAAGAAGATGGTGATGATTATGATATATACGTTCGTTTCAATGAAGATATTAGGTACAACAAAAGCGCTTTATTTAATCAAAATATAACATTTAGAGATAACACAGGCCAATTAAAAACTATTCCTATTTCGGCTGTTGCCAAGCAGGAAAACACCTCAGGTTTTAGTGCAATTAAGCATAATGATACAAAACGAGTGGTTACTGTATATTCTGCATTGGCACCGGGTTATACAGATGCTGGAGCAATTGTAGCTCAGATTCAAAATGAAATGAAAAGCTATGAAGGTCTACCAAATAACATTAAGATTGATTACACCGGTCAGATTGAAGAGCAAAATAAACAAATGGCATTTTTAATGGGTGCTTTTTTTACAGGTCTGGGATTAATTTTCTTTATTCTGATATTTCAATTTAACTCTATTTCAAAACCGGCTATCATCATGTTGGCTATTTTCTTAAGTTTAATTGGTGTATTTGGCGGTATTGTAATTTCTGGAAGTGCCTTTGTAATTATGATGACTATGGTTGGTATAATATCACTTGCCGGTATTGTAGTAAACAACGGCGTAGTATTACTGGATTATGCACAGTTATTAATTGACAGAAAAAAACAAAAGCTAAATCTTGAAGCAGATGATTACCTGAATGAAGAAGATCTTTATGAAAGTATCGTTAAAGCAGGTAAAGCACGTTTACGTCCTGTGCTATTGACTGCTATCACTACTATTTTAGGGTTGATACCTTTAGCCATTGGACTAAACATTAACTTCTTTACTCTATTTTCAGAATTTGATGCAAATGTTTATATGGGAGGTGACAATGTGGTATTCTGGGGCCCTCTTGCTTGGACGGTGATTTACGGTCTCTTAATTGCCACTTTTTTAACTTTGATCGTAGTTCCTATTTTGTTTTTCTTATCGGTAAAACTTAAAATGTGGATACGTAAAAAGTTCTCTAATTCTGAAGATACTTCAAAAGAAAATCACGAAGCAGCTATAAATCCAAAACCTGCAGAATAA
- a CDS encoding RagB/SusD family nutrient uptake outer membrane protein, whose protein sequence is MKTYIYKLIFFASIVATIASCEVQDFNDLNNAEVDAFEENLTRGDLQDLVGGILYSSRVRLGTYFDDCGVIGREYYRFSGSEPRFTGDLLGREGLTLDNNTFYITGPWGARYRTVKNANLILSFIEGQDLSAQFSAAELSATKGFLKTFKAYELLLNLNLTDDNGIRLDVEDENNLGPFVSKSAALAGIRSLLEEGANDLSGGGASFPFVLTTGFSGFDTPASFLQVNKAISARVAAYQGDYPAVLNFLNDSFLELNGSALNTGIFYNFSLDQTDIINPLFQAIEGLTAANARIAQPLFVADAESGDTRLSKVVELSEPISQDDLSGNFALFRYETNVDDIPIIRNEELILLYAEANINSNPGETVNALNIIRNSAGLDPYTGATDPTSLTDEMLNQRRYSLYAEGHRWIDMRRFGRLGELPIDRPEDDVFSKFPIPLTENQ, encoded by the coding sequence ATGAAAACATATATATATAAATTAATATTCTTTGCTTCTATAGTGGCGACAATAGCTTCTTGTGAAGTACAAGACTTTAATGACCTTAATAACGCAGAGGTTGATGCCTTTGAAGAAAACCTTACCCGAGGTGATTTACAAGACCTAGTAGGTGGGATTTTATACAGTTCTAGAGTACGTTTAGGTACTTATTTTGATGACTGTGGTGTAATAGGCCGTGAATACTATAGATTCTCTGGATCTGAACCAAGATTCACAGGAGATTTATTAGGTAGAGAAGGGTTGACACTTGATAACAATACTTTTTATATCACAGGACCTTGGGGTGCTCGATACAGAACTGTAAAAAATGCCAATTTAATCTTAAGCTTTATTGAAGGACAAGACCTTTCAGCTCAATTTTCGGCTGCAGAATTATCTGCAACAAAAGGGTTTCTTAAAACCTTCAAAGCTTATGAGCTGCTTTTAAACTTAAACTTAACTGATGACAATGGAATACGATTAGACGTAGAAGATGAGAATAACTTGGGACCATTTGTGTCAAAATCTGCTGCATTAGCAGGAATACGCTCATTGCTAGAAGAAGGAGCCAATGATTTGTCTGGAGGAGGAGCAAGTTTTCCGTTTGTGTTAACAACCGGTTTTAGTGGTTTTGATACTCCGGCGTCATTTTTACAAGTTAACAAAGCAATTTCTGCTAGAGTCGCCGCTTATCAAGGAGATTATCCTGCAGTTTTAAACTTTTTAAACGATTCATTTTTAGAATTAAATGGTTCAGCTTTAAATACAGGAATATTTTATAATTTCTCACTAGATCAAACAGATATTATAAACCCGTTATTTCAAGCAATTGAGGGTTTAACAGCAGCAAATGCTAGAATTGCTCAGCCTTTATTTGTAGCAGATGCCGAGAGTGGCGATACCAGATTAAGTAAGGTTGTAGAATTATCAGAGCCAATAAGCCAAGATGATTTATCAGGAAATTTTGCTCTTTTCAGGTATGAGACTAATGTTGATGATATTCCTATCATTAGAAATGAAGAGTTAATTTTACTTTATGCTGAAGCAAATATTAACAGCAATCCTGGGGAAACAGTAAATGCGCTCAATATAATACGAAACAGTGCAGGTCTAGACCCATATACGGGGGCTACAGATCCAACGTCTTTGACAGATGAAATGCTAAACCAAAGAAGGTATTCTTTATATGCCGAAGGACATCGTTGGATTGATATGAGAAGATTTGGAAGATTAGGTGAGCTTCCGATAGACAGACCAGAAGATGACGTGTTTTCAAAGTTTCCGATACCATTAACGGAGAATCAATAA
- a CDS encoding SusC/RagA family TonB-linked outer membrane protein, with protein MKQNDFNNRYLLFLFFLLPFFAFSQTTLTGTVNNEKGETVPFVNVIEKGTSNGTTTDIEGNFSIEVSDVPTVLVFSSLGFEKQEFRAINRNPINITLGESAQALEEVVITGLATSVKRTNSANAVASLSAEEITGTTPPPTLDGALYGKFPGAIVNANSGAPGGGLSVKLRGATSIQGNTQPLYIIDGVYVDNSSIAAGLNAVSAASAGGSASNQDNPTNRIADINPEDIANIEILKGASAAAIYGSRAAAGVVIITTKRGKAGETKFRFSQSTGWSEAINLLGVRDYTEERVLESFGQADLEAYIAARDAGRLVDYEEEIYGEKGIVSITNFNMSGGSEKTKFFAGVTHNNEDGIVKNTGYEKTSFRLNLDHSPEDFLKFTLSSNYIYSSSDRGFFNNDNSGTTIGIALTATRPWDQLFPNADGIYPDHPNNSSNPLQTRDLVTNRETVNRLIMGGTANIDIYKADNSNLELILRGGIDFYGQKTRAIFPKELQFQKLSNGGLNGVSVQGDTQNKNYNLSAFLVHNYFTDSDINFRTQFGLTREYFDQNTELITASGLVASETNVDQAANTGVNQTRLLQEDSGFFAQEEINFKDMLIATVGIRGDKSSNNGDANEFFYYPKASLAVNFNEFGFWNEGSVWNQFKLRAAYGEAGNFPPFAALFTSYNAFSTGGTLGISLIGVRGDADLKSERQKELEFGTDIGFFNGRVNLSATYYVKTIDDLILRANLEPSSGFTTQFVNAGSLENKGVEIGLNTTPILSDKIQWNLGVNFFKNKSEVTDLNVPAFNIGAFGASLGTFRIEEGKSATQIVGSYPEGLRVIGNAEPDFQMGFNSDFRYDNFQFTMLWQWKNGGDNINLTTLLTDLNRTSHDYDEFGADPSGQLPNGQYRPGAPPEVHVEDASYVRLREAGLYYTLQKETLGGILNGSIDSIKLGVSGTNILNFFDYNSYDPEVSNFGGGSIFTGVDVLPFPSSKRFLFNVSINF; from the coding sequence ATGAAACAAAATGACTTTAATAACAGGTACCTCCTGTTTTTATTTTTTCTATTACCGTTCTTTGCTTTTTCGCAGACAACGTTAACAGGAACAGTTAATAACGAAAAGGGTGAAACAGTCCCGTTTGTAAACGTTATAGAAAAAGGTACAAGTAATGGAACAACAACCGATATTGAAGGTAATTTTAGCATTGAAGTTAGCGATGTGCCTACAGTATTGGTTTTTTCTTCATTAGGTTTTGAAAAGCAAGAGTTTAGAGCAATTAACCGAAATCCTATCAACATAACACTAGGAGAATCTGCTCAAGCTTTAGAAGAAGTTGTAATTACTGGTCTAGCAACATCGGTTAAGCGAACAAACTCTGCAAACGCTGTTGCATCACTTTCTGCTGAAGAGATTACTGGAACTACACCGCCGCCTACACTTGATGGTGCTCTTTATGGTAAATTTCCGGGTGCTATTGTTAATGCAAACTCGGGTGCTCCAGGAGGAGGGCTTTCAGTAAAATTAAGGGGTGCTACTTCTATTCAAGGTAATACACAACCTCTTTATATTATTGATGGAGTATATGTTGATAACTCTTCTATTGCAGCAGGATTAAACGCTGTATCTGCTGCTTCGGCAGGAGGAAGTGCCTCAAACCAAGATAACCCAACCAACCGTATTGCAGATATCAACCCAGAAGATATTGCAAATATTGAAATATTAAAAGGAGCATCAGCCGCAGCAATTTATGGTTCACGAGCTGCTGCCGGTGTTGTTATTATAACTACCAAACGAGGTAAAGCAGGAGAAACCAAGTTTAGGTTTTCACAATCTACAGGATGGAGCGAAGCTATTAATCTTTTAGGAGTTCGTGATTATACCGAAGAACGTGTGTTGGAAAGTTTTGGTCAAGCAGATCTAGAAGCCTATATAGCTGCTCGTGACGCTGGAAGACTAGTTGACTATGAAGAAGAAATTTATGGTGAAAAGGGAATAGTAAGTATTACAAACTTTAATATGAGTGGTGGTAGCGAAAAAACCAAATTTTTTGCCGGTGTAACTCATAATAATGAAGACGGAATTGTTAAAAATACAGGATATGAAAAAACATCATTTAGATTAAACCTTGACCACAGTCCTGAAGACTTTTTAAAATTTACGTTGAGTTCAAACTATATTTACTCATCTTCAGATAGAGGGTTTTTCAATAATGATAATTCAGGCACAACCATTGGTATCGCATTAACGGCTACTCGTCCTTGGGATCAGTTATTTCCAAACGCAGACGGAATTTATCCGGATCACCCAAATAACTCATCAAACCCATTGCAAACAAGAGATTTGGTAACCAATAGAGAAACTGTAAACCGTTTAATAATGGGAGGAACAGCCAATATTGATATTTATAAAGCCGATAATTCAAACCTTGAGTTAATTCTTAGAGGAGGTATTGATTTTTATGGTCAAAAAACGAGAGCTATTTTTCCTAAAGAATTACAATTTCAGAAACTTTCAAATGGAGGGTTAAATGGAGTTTCAGTTCAAGGGGATACTCAGAATAAAAACTATAACCTTTCGGCGTTTTTAGTACATAACTATTTTACAGATTCTGATATAAACTTTAGAACTCAGTTTGGTTTAACAAGAGAGTATTTTGATCAAAATACTGAATTGATTACAGCAAGTGGATTAGTTGCTTCTGAAACGAATGTTGATCAAGCTGCAAATACCGGAGTAAATCAAACGCGATTATTACAAGAAGACTCGGGCTTCTTTGCTCAAGAAGAAATTAACTTTAAAGATATGCTTATTGCCACAGTAGGTATACGTGGAGATAAATCGTCAAATAACGGTGATGCAAATGAATTTTTCTATTATCCAAAAGCATCATTAGCTGTTAATTTTAATGAATTTGGGTTTTGGAATGAAGGATCTGTTTGGAATCAATTTAAGCTAAGAGCTGCTTATGGTGAAGCTGGAAACTTCCCGCCATTTGCTGCTTTGTTTACTTCATACAACGCTTTTTCTACAGGTGGAACACTAGGGATTAGCTTAATAGGTGTGAGAGGAGATGCAGATTTAAAATCTGAGCGTCAAAAAGAATTAGAATTTGGTACAGATATAGGCTTTTTTAATGGTCGTGTAAACTTATCTGCTACGTATTATGTGAAAACAATTGACGATCTTATTTTGCGAGCAAACCTAGAACCATCTAGTGGATTTACTACTCAATTTGTAAATGCGGGTAGTCTAGAAAACAAAGGTGTTGAGATAGGACTTAATACAACACCAATACTTTCAGATAAAATTCAATGGAATCTTGGTGTAAATTTCTTTAAAAACAAATCTGAAGTTACAGACTTAAACGTTCCTGCATTTAATATTGGAGCATTTGGAGCTAGTTTAGGTACATTTAGAATTGAAGAAGGTAAAAGTGCAACGCAAATAGTAGGTTCATATCCAGAAGGTCTGCGCGTAATTGGTAATGCAGAGCCAGATTTTCAAATGGGTTTCAATAGTGATTTTAGGTATGATAACTTTCAATTTACAATGCTTTGGCAATGGAAAAACGGAGGTGATAACATTAACTTGACAACATTATTAACAGACCTTAATAGAACAAGTCATGATTATGATGAATTTGGTGCAGACCCATCAGGGCAACTTCCTAATGGTCAATATAGACCAGGAGCTCCGCCTGAAGTTCACGTAGAAGATGCAAGTTATGTAAGACTTCGTGAAGCAGGTTTATACTATACACTGCAAAAGGAAACGTTAGGTGGTATTTTAAATGGTAGTATAGACAGTATTAAACTTGGAGTATCCGGAACAAATATTTTAAACTTTTTTGATTACAACAGTTATGATCCAGAAGTATCAAACTTTGGAGGAGGATCTATATTTACAGGTGTTGATGTACTACCGTTCCCTTCTTCCAAAAGATTCTTATTTAATGTATCAATTAACTTTTAA
- the aspS gene encoding aspartate--tRNA ligase produces the protein MYRTHNNGELRAENNNTKVTLSGWVQKIRDKGFMVWVDLRDRYGITQLIFDEERTPKEVMDKASQLGREFVIQVTGTVIERESKNPNIPTGDIEILVSEVIVLNTSLTPPFTIEDNTDGGEDLRMKYRYLDLRRKPVRNNLVFRHKVTMAVRNYLSEKDFVEVETPYLIKSTPEGARDFVVPSRMNEGQFYALPQSPQTFKQLLMVGGMDKYFQIVKCFRDEDLRADRQPEFTQIDCEMAFVEQEDILNTFEGLTKHLLKEINGVDVEKFPRMTYDEAMRRYGNDKPDIRFGMEFGELNDVAQHKDFKVFNSAELVVGIAIPGGNQYSRKEIDKLIDWVKRPQIGALGMVYVKCNEDGSYKSSVDKFYDQEDLAKWAEATGAQAGDLICVLSGEANKTRAQLSALRMEMAERLELRKVDEFAPLWVIDFPLLEWDEETNRYHAMHHPFTSPKPGQMELLKTNPGAVKANAYDLVLNGNEIGGGSIRIHDKEVQSKMFDYLGFTPEEAIAQFGFLMDAFQYGAPPHGGIAFGLDRLVAILGGQETIRDFIAFPKNNAGRDVMIDAPAPIDEQQLNELNLNITIKD, from the coding sequence ATGTATAGAACGCACAATAACGGAGAGTTAAGAGCCGAAAACAACAATACAAAAGTCACCTTATCTGGGTGGGTACAGAAAATTCGTGATAAAGGTTTTATGGTTTGGGTAGATTTACGTGACCGCTATGGAATCACCCAACTTATTTTTGATGAAGAACGTACTCCTAAAGAGGTAATGGATAAAGCCTCTCAATTGGGGCGCGAGTTTGTTATTCAAGTTACAGGAACAGTTATTGAACGTGAATCTAAAAACCCAAATATTCCTACCGGTGATATTGAGATTTTAGTTTCAGAAGTTATTGTTTTAAACACATCATTAACACCACCATTTACTATTGAAGACAACACCGATGGTGGTGAAGATTTACGAATGAAATATAGATATCTAGATTTACGACGTAAACCGGTTCGTAATAATCTAGTATTTCGTCACAAAGTAACAATGGCGGTTCGAAATTATCTTTCTGAAAAAGATTTTGTTGAAGTTGAAACCCCATATCTTATTAAATCAACTCCCGAAGGCGCCCGAGATTTTGTGGTTCCTTCAAGAATGAATGAAGGTCAATTTTATGCTCTTCCGCAGTCACCACAAACTTTTAAGCAATTATTAATGGTAGGCGGTATGGATAAATATTTTCAAATTGTAAAATGCTTCAGAGATGAAGATTTACGTGCCGATCGTCAACCCGAATTTACCCAAATTGATTGCGAAATGGCTTTTGTTGAGCAGGAAGACATATTAAACACCTTTGAAGGTCTTACCAAACATCTTCTAAAAGAAATAAACGGTGTAGACGTAGAAAAATTTCCTAGAATGACGTATGATGAAGCGATGCGCCGTTACGGAAATGACAAACCAGACATTCGTTTTGGGATGGAATTTGGAGAATTAAATGATGTTGCTCAACACAAAGATTTTAAAGTTTTTAATTCAGCTGAATTAGTTGTTGGAATTGCTATTCCCGGCGGGAACCAATATTCGAGAAAAGAAATAGACAAGCTTATTGATTGGGTAAAACGCCCTCAAATAGGTGCATTGGGAATGGTTTATGTAAAATGTAATGAAGACGGAAGTTATAAATCTTCAGTAGACAAGTTTTATGATCAAGAAGATTTAGCAAAATGGGCCGAAGCAACCGGAGCTCAAGCCGGTGATTTAATTTGTGTACTTTCAGGAGAAGCAAATAAAACGAGAGCACAATTAAGCGCTCTTAGAATGGAAATGGCAGAACGTCTAGAATTAAGAAAGGTAGATGAATTTGCACCACTCTGGGTGATAGATTTTCCATTATTAGAATGGGACGAAGAAACCAATCGCTATCATGCAATGCACCATCCATTTACTTCACCTAAACCAGGTCAAATGGAATTACTTAAAACCAATCCTGGCGCTGTAAAAGCCAATGCTTACGATCTAGTTTTAAATGGAAATGAAATTGGCGGTGGTTCCATTCGTATTCACGACAAGGAAGTACAGTCAAAAATGTTTGATTACTTAGGCTTTACCCCAGAAGAAGCCATAGCGCAATTCGGATTTTTAATGGATGCTTTTCAATATGGAGCACCACCACACGGCGGTATTGCTTTTGGACTTGATAGACTTGTAGCTATTTTGGGCGGTCAAGAAACAATTAGAGATTTTATTGCCTTCCCAAAAAATAATGCAGGTAGAGATGTTATGATTGACGCACCGGCACCTATTGATGAACAACAACTTAATGAGTTAAACCTGAATATAACTATTAAAGATTAA